The Solanum pennellii chromosome 4, SPENNV200 genomic interval aataaaatttttaataaatttagttttttttaaaagtataatacATTAGAGAGGAATTTAAGAAAAAGTGACAACTTGTAGTGCCGCTGGGACTAGGGAGAGAGAGACAAACATGAtacttgaattttatttcaCTGATTTTAtagatcaaaagaaaaaaattgtaaagacaaaaacaaatttcaataataatagtaaattatGACAATAAGGAAGAGAGATAAATAAGATTTTCTCATAAAAAGactaatttaagaaaaaatattaaattacaatTATGATGAGGAGAGATGAAAGCAATAAATTATAGTAATAGTAAGAAAGACAGATAAATAAGGTaaacatatttattataatcaGAATATGAGTACTATAATTAtgacatatataaaattagatactattttataatttccTTTGAgcttttaacataaaatataaataaaaaaaatatttaaaaatcaagaaaatggataactccttttgagtttttttaacataaaatataaaggagaaaaatatttaaaaatcaagagatacattatttttatccagtgaacttattttttttaaaagagagaatatgaataTTAACAGAAATTAcgtttttcttcaaattttataaattaaaagaaagaaaacaattaagaaaaaaggaGCTTTTTGTgaataagaataattaattatggTAATACTAAAGagattaatataatatatatatatatatatagagagagagagagagagagagataaatatatatatagagagagagatacAACTCCAATTACACAAAGAATGTAAAGTATTTGAAGAAACTAATAATTTGAGGCATTATATACTTTATCAAAATGCACATAACAAATTTGGGAAAAACTTTATAAACAAACTTTATCAGAATGCTCATAGTAATAAAGTTGAATcctttatacaaaaaaaaaaaaaccataaacAAACTTTATCAGAATGCTCATATTAATAAAGTTGAATcctttatacaaaaaaaaaagccaGAAAAAAAGTTTACTATTATAACATatgaatacaaattatattaattattttgagatgAGAAAAATATCACATCTTTTTAAGCTATCACGTGTCTTCAAAGCATTAAGATAATCATAATTTCTCAATTTGTAAATCAAAAATGAATTTAGTAAAtcataacaaaaaaatgtaaattaggAATTACTTTGACAAACAAAATCTAAGATTACTACAttagaattaaaattataaggaatTACTTTGACAAACAAAATCTAAGATTACTATAttagaattaaaattataatttaaaatttacaacGTTTAAGAAGAGTAAAAGAGAATAGTAACAAAATTAAGCATGTACATAAAGgaagaaaaatgaataatattattctataatcttttttttaaaatagaaggaaaaaaaaaaggattcaAGAAAAAGTGTAAATTATAGTAATGTGAGGAGGACAATTAAggtatttaaattgttttttttttactgatGTTATAGATcaataaaaaactttaaagaaaaatttttcttcaacaataattataaattatgataatgaGGAGGAGagataaataagattttttatttttaaaaattataaaaatgtagagggtaaaaaatctaatttaagaaaaaatattaaattatagcAATGATGAGAAATGatgaaaaacaataaattgtagtaataataacaagagagataaataagataaatatatttattgtaatcataatataagaagagtactataactatattttaaagaaaagcTAAATTAGATACTGTTATAACTTCTTTTGAGTtgttaatcataaaatataaactaaaaaataaaactaaaagtcaacaaaaagagaaaaaattaataattatgactcttcatcaaagaaaaattttatttatttatttacatattttacggatcaagagaaaaaaaaatttaaaaacttttttaataataataatattttaaaaaaaatttcttcaaattttatgaatcaaaagaaagaaaaggattaaggaaaaaatatttatttttgatgataAAGAGGAGAGATaaataagattattattttaaaaattaaaatgtagaaaaaaataataaattataatagtaTGATTAGgagagatgaaaaatatttaatagattGTAATAATAGTAAGGAGAAAgataaataagatattttatatgtttttttgtgaatattataaaccaaaataaggaaaaagaattaaaaaattgacaATAAAGACAAGTGATAATTTGACCATATTACATCATTCTTTTATCGgccacttttttatttttatagatatCAATCTTCAATTATAACtctaaaatatgattaaaataatttttttttatcaaaataaaatttatttcatatttatacgTAAATGTCTTTTGTGAAATTATctctttttatttccttttaaaagtcaaacacttcctataatatatttaatattatatatattttgtaattttaaattacgactataattaataacaaaaagttTATACAACATCGTTATTGTTACATTATTTAATTTGCAATTTAGTAataactaaaatttgaaatcaatctatttgaatttgaaaactataaactatccttaaaatatttttgatattcaaatattaaaataaaaataaaaatatttgattttaaattttttgttatcgCGCAAAGCGCGAACAAATTCACTAGTATAGAATAATACTAAATATATTGCACCATCATATTCTTACTAAATGGGTGAATAATTCAAAATTGTTTAATCTTTAATGAGTTGATTCCTCCCGTATCACATCTTTAATGaagtctttatttttttcttaaattttttcaataattcaaACGATGTCATAAGGATTATTTATTGAATGGACTAGGACACTAGGTGAATAATTATTCTTAATAATTTGACTTATTACATGACTTTAAATGTATTATTCGGTTAATTGATTAATAGCTAGTTcgatattaaattaataattatgatatgatgggcatatttaactattttgtgctcaattttttcatattcaaaatatatatatatatatatagagagagagattaGTATTCTATTGTTatgaatcataattaaaaaagatatatatgaaGGACTAATCTTATCAAAATGCATGCAcatgaatatttatttagtaaatATTCACCTATATAataacttattattttaacaCCAAACAAAAATTTAGAATTAATAATATGTACTTTATATATTTACAGTAAGAATATAAGTATGATCATTTTTAATAGACTATTAATTTACTACCATTGACAAATTATTTATTCGATACTCAAAAAACAACAAGTTAATGCTGTGAAATTGTGATTGACTTGTTagattgtaatttgattttcaataaatttaGGTGATAATATATTGAACgggaataataattttatcacttcttttttattgatatttcATGTTCGGAGTGTCCCAGCGCATATACCACAAGCGGGTAATAATCGACTTTCAAATTTATAGACCAAAAATTTGGTTCATAAGCTCCATTAACGCTTCGAAAATGAACTCGACGAGACACTTCAAATCACGTATTCGAGAAGATTAGCTCAGAGATAAACCCGAAATCGCAATGGAGAGTGCATTCGCTAGTGCCTCTTCGAACAGCGACCGACGCCAGAAAATCGAACAGTACAAGCACATTCTCTCCACCGTTCTCGCATCAAGCGATATCCAACAAGCCAAGCAATTCATCGATTACAGTAAGTTTTTCTCGTTGTTTCATCATAATTTCGCTGTTAATTTTTTGTTCATGTTCTATAATTCTCAGCTGAAATAGATGTTTGAAGATTTATATAGTCAAATTTTAACTGGTTTGAGATTGAGAGGTTGTTTGATTGAGATTGTGTACAATTATGTCGCGCCAGTTATAATCTCATCACAGTTTTGCTGTTaattttatgttcatgttttatatTTCTCAGTTGAAATATATGTTAGAAGatttatataatcacattctaACTGATTTGAGATTGAGCCATTGGTTGGTTGAGATTGTGTACGGTTATGCAGTGCAGTTACTGCCTCATTATAATTTTGCTGTTAATATATTTTCGTGTTGTATATTTCTCATCTGGAATAGATATAGAAGATATATATAGTTGGATTCTAACTGGTTTGAGATTGAGCGGTTGTTTTGATTTAAGTGTATTTACGATTATGCAGTTCAGTTACTATCTCATCATAATTTTGCTATTTATTTGCATTCATGTTTTATGTCTCTCAGCTGAAATAGATATAGAAGATTTTTATATAGTCATATTCTTACTAGTTTGGGATTGAGCCGCTGTTTGATTGAGATTGTGTGTGATTATGCATCGCAGTAACTATTTCATCACAATTTTCTGTTaattttatgttcatgttgTATATTTCTCGGTTGAAATAGATATAGATGATTTATATAGTCAGATACTAACTGGTTTGAGATTGAGCCGTTGTTTGATTGAGACTGTACGGTTATGCAGTGTAGTTACTATCTATCATAATTTTGctacttgttttattttttatgttgtatATGTCTAGCTGTAATAATAGGTATAGACGATTTAACAGTCAGATTTCAGCTGGTTTGCGATTGAGCCACTTTTTGATTGAGATTGTGTATGACTATGCAGTGCAATTACCATCCAGCTGTCTAATCATAATTTTtctgtttattttatattcacgTTGTATATTTCTCAGCTGAAatctatataatatttatagtCAGATTCTAACTAATTTGGGGTTGAGCCGTTGTTGTTTGATTGAGATTATGTACATTATGCAGTGCTATCGGATGACGTGGCCTTGGTGGTATATAGACAGCTATTGCAGACATTTGCCCAGGAATTCGATAGATTGGAACCTGATGTTCAAAAGGAAGTAGCACACTATACTCTCAACCAGATACAGCCTCGTGTGGTGTCCTCTGAAGAACAAGTATGCTTTGATGTTTCTATTTTGTTTCTTGTGAGATTCTTGACAACTCTTTTGCAGCCTATACGGAACGATAATTGGACTTACATTAATGCCTTATATAGCTCTAAAATTTGGTGCTTCAGAATGACACTAGCATCAGTTTGAAttgtttcttattttgttttgtctGTTGCATCAGGTGGTGCATATGTATTTGTAAGGGTGTAGCATTTGGATGTTTGTAATTTCATTTCTTAGAACTTCATAAGAGAacagcaagaatgctctatcaagaaaaaatatagagaGGAACATGGTATTTAGAGAGAGAACTATTGAATCAGCATGACAACATCTCTGCCACCTAAAGAGAAGGCCTGTTTTAACGATTGAAATCATGTCTTTCAGAAAGTAATCTCTTTCTAATTGACCATTAAAGTTAgcatctttatttttattaaaaccaGTTAAAATAATAGGCTAGAAAAGAATTTGAGTGTAGTACCAGGAACTCAATACATGGGCCACAACCCATATTGGGACCATGGGGTTGTTTATTATGAAGTGAATTTTTTGAGTTGGTATTGAATGGAACTTTTGCATACCTTTGATTCCTTTTCGATGGAAGTGATTTTAAGAACTGAATTTTGTGAGAGTGGTGGGCTAGCGCCAAAGtcacaaaattatttgtttatcttGCGATTAATAAGTTCTTCCGGAAATCATACTCATCTTAAAATTTGATGTGTGTCTTGAGTATTTTAGTTTTGAGAAAATGGTACAAATGAAGATCAAAATTGGAACTCAGCATATTGTCTGTTGTCATCCAGAGATCTCCACATACAGGTTCTTtgatcttttatgtttttactgcCTGTTTCTGAAACAAAATCCCATCTTTTCAGGTGTTGATCATTCGGGAAAAACTCGCAGAATTATATGAGTCTGAGCAACAATGGTCAAAAGCAGCTCAGATGCCTAGTGGCATTGATTTAGACTCTGCAATGAGGTCTGTGTTATACTTCTACTTATCTTTGCTTGCATGCTGCTGTgtcccttacttttctttggaAGCTGAAATCTCTTTCTTCGCACTGCTTCTTCTGCAGATTCGTTGATGAGACATTCGGAATTTCAAAATGTGTCCAAATTGTTCGTCTCTATCTGGAggttagatttttctttttcttttctttctataCTTCCGATGCCAAGTAAACATTTCCAAGTTAACGATCCTTGTTTGGTTTGGTGGTGCACCTTTCAACTTGCCTGACAATTGATCTGCTCTAAAGAGGAAGAGGTGAAATCAATCCATCAATATATGTGCTGGAGTGAcctatcaatttttttagtttggTTAACTAATAGTTAATATTTATAAGAAAGCAATTAATAACTCGCTAGTTTGAGCTATAGGGCTTTGTTGTAGTGCAAGCGTATTGATTACGGGAATATTATACAAAAGTCTTACGTAGAAATTCTCATAGAATCTAGAACGAAGTTTTGATTCTATACATGCCATATCATGAATTAGTAGCTGcttccaattaaaaaaaaatgtcaattgtGTCAATTTTCCATTTTTGTAATAGTTATGGAATCTCCATGAATAAACTATAGTCCACACAACCATATCTCCCAATTGAAAAAGATAATTACTACAATGAGACAACACATTAGATAAAGgaaaaatctttatttctttctttttcctttctataTTATATAGATATGTACATCTTTATCATCAATTTTCTTTACCGATCAAAAGTAGTTCCTAGAATGTTTGCCCAAACTGCATCAAACACCAAAGGAACCACCAAAAGTTTATTTCTACAAAAAAGAGTTTTTTCTTAGCTGCACCCAAGGGTGTAGCCTAGTGGTTGATGAAGAGGGTTGAGAATTATGAGGCCTTAGGTTCAATTCCCAACGGAGACAAAAAAGCTAGgtgattttttttccattttgtcCAAACCTTGGTGGATAGAGTTACCGGTACCTATGTTTGTGGGAGGTAGCAGGTATCCCGtgaaattagtcgaggtgcgtACAAGTTGACCTAGAAACCTGTTGGGAATAAATccgtaacagaaataatatttgcggtAATAAAGGCAACAAATGCGGAACACAACAATACGGTTAATcaacgagaataaaagagaaataatgacaccaagattttacgtggaaaccctcctaaataagggaaaaaccacgacccgagaggagcaacgaatatcactatagtaaggattttacacttgtatgtctgagtaaaactccaaagaccactacacattcaaaagaaataacactcttttgatttttccacctcactacaataccgctcacactctctatttttcctcacAGATTATTTTCTTCTGTGATGCCTCACTCTTNNNNNNNNNNNNNNNNNNNNNNNNNNNNNNNNNNNNNNNNNNNNNNNNNNNNNNNNNNNNNNNNNNNNNNNNNNNNNNNNNNNNNNNNNNNNNNNNNNNNNNNNNNNNNNNNNNNNNNNNNNNNNNNNNNNNNNNNNNNNNNNNNNNNNNNNNNNNNNNNNNNNNNNNNNNNNNNNNNNNNNNNNNNNNNNNNNNNNNNNNNNNNNNNNNNNNNNNNNNNNNNNNNNNNNNNNNNNNNNNNNNNNNNNNNNNNNNNNNNNNNNNNNNNNNNNNNNNNNNNNNNNNNNNNNNNNNNNNNNNNNNNNNNNNNNNNNNNNNNNNNNNNNNNNNNNNNNNNNNNNNNNNNNNNNNNNNNNNNNNNNNNNNNNNNNNNNNNNNNNNNNNNNNNNNNNNNNNNNNNNNNNNNNNNNNNNNNNNNNNNNNNNNNNNNNNNNNNNNNNNNNNNNNNNNNNNNNNNNNNNNNNNNNNNNNNNNNNNNNNNNNNNNNNNNNNNNNNNNNNNNNNNNNNNNNNNNNNNNNNNNNNNNNNNNNNNNNNNNNNNNNNNNNNNNNNNNNNNNNNNNNNNNNNNNNNNNNNNNNNNNNNNNNNNNNNNNNNNNNNNNNNNNNNNNNNNNNNNNNNNNNNNNNNNNNNNNNNNNNNNNNNNNNNNNNNNNNNNNNNNNNNNNNNNNNNNNNNNNNNNNNNNNNNNNNNNGTGTATTTTGAAATGAGCAAgagctctctatttataggaaaatctactcctaatgatgtcaccaatgacatcacaagaaacacaagatttcaacattttcacCTATGTAGAAATCTTGCTaagattttagttgaaaaaagaaatggtgagctttgaattttgttgcaacatttgttgactttaacaataatcaacaaacaaaattcaaccatttttgCTATGTTTATCTACAATGGGTATGGACTCCACAAAACCACGATTTAAAAAAGGAGTTTTCCTTAGCTCCTTCCTTCGCGAGGTCCACAACCCTGTTTAGCTCTCGATAACTTGAAGTTTCTGCATAAGAGCTAGCAATTTAGTTAAGAGTATTTGTGGTGATAGATATTCTCTCCAATCACCATTTATGTTTCGAATCACGCCACCCTGCCGATTCCTCCTGGCTTGGTTTTCCTAATGAGGATCCATCAATGTTAAGTTTGTTGAAAGTAGAAACCTTTTCCGGGAGGTTCTCAATTACTACTGATGGCCttcttgtaaaaaaaaaaaaagagacagtAAATGTAAGCATCTTCAAAGTATCATACTGGGAAAAGAAAGAGGCCACAAAAGGAATTGAGCAAGAGCTATAAGAAGAATGTTTACCTGGCTGACGGAATTGGTGTTCCCCGGTTAGAAATTTGGTCTAGTTCTGAATCGTTAAATACTTTCAGGAACGTTAGTAGGAAACAAATGAGTGTGCactgatttttatgaaaaaggtAACAAATGAATATGTAGCATGTGAGCTCCTTTCTATGTGGCATTTATTCTGCAAGTTGTACCGATGTTGTCTTTCTTCTTGATGAGTAAACCTTTTACGGTGCTAATGTGACTTGTTAACTAGTGTGCTATGTACATTCTAAGTATCTTGGTTTCCTTTCAATTGTATTGTTCTTCTTACTATCAAAAGGGAAATTAGAGTTGTAGATTTGGTTCCTGTACTGCTACTATGCACCCTGCTATTGTCTGCTGTTTATATGCAATATCTGAAAAAGTTAAGTCAACCTCCATTATTGTGGTTCTCTTTGGCATTCTAAGTTTCTAACAGTGTTCCAATTCCTTCTTTGGCAGGATGATGATGCAGCTAATGCAGTAGCGTTTACAAATAAAGCTTCCTTTAAAGTTAACGACATTAAGAATGAATCATTAAATTTGCAGTATAAGGTTGTTATCATATGATCTAGGACATTTTTAATCTTTGAGCATGTCCACCGTCACTGGCTAATATGTCAACTATTTCCTTAATGATTATTACAGGTTTGCTATGCTAGGATTTTGGATTCGAAGAGAAAATTCTTGGAAACTGTCTTGCGTTACTTTGACATTTCTCAGATTGAGAAGCGACTAATTGATGACGAGTAAGTTCTCCAGAAAATGATTCTTTCtgcattaataataaaattgctTCTGCCTTAAAATATTTCTGAATCCCTAAAATACCATTTcataaaactaatatttgttttctgcatataataatatttctgacattttaaaaaataaatagtaaacCTGCACTAAGTCGCATCTTTCGATGCTGTTAGACATTCCACAGGATTTATGTCTGGCCAAAAGGAAGAGGAAAGGCAAACTCAATTAGAGCTTACGCATGCACAAGGAATTGCAGGTCTCATAGTACCATCCAATTATTGGCATGCTAAATATCCCCATCTGTTCCACCCAGCTTTTGGTGATCTAAAACTATCTCAACAGCCAGCACTGCGGTATCACCCTCTCAGTATGCACGATATgatgaaaaatctgaaattgAATGAATTGTGGGCAAGGACACCCCGCGATTTTCTTGGCTTCATGAAGTTTCGACTAGTCGGTAAAGACTTTGTGAACTTTACAGCCGTATGTTGTTCCTTCCTAGAAGCTCCATTGATGCCTTGGATTACAGATTTTTCTGATATCCGTTTTCTCACCATAGAGTCTGCCACTATTCAAATGTTCAATCCTTTTCGGAACATAAAACTTTTTTCTTCGGGTCCACAAGTTCCAAAATTGTTGCATTCCGAGTTGCTGTGTGCCAAGGGACACTGGCTTCTCATTGGTAATGGACATGACCTGTTTTTCTTTAATGCTACCAGTCATATGGTAATTTCTCTACCGAACCGATTAGACAAAGACAATATCTACCGCACTAACTGGACGTTTATTGGAACCCCAGACTCTTCAGATTGCTTTGTGATCGGAGTCGAATTTGCAGGCTCTCCCCCTGCTGTCTACTTAACTAAGGTCGgagaaaaaatttggcattatCATGAACTTTTTGATAATCACGTTCCTGATGGGAAAATAGTCATTCTGGTAAAATTCTACAATCcagttatttttggaaattctATCTATCTTGTGGGGGAAGAGGACGATCTGGCGATTCTAACTTTAGAGGAAAGCTCCGCAGAACGGCCTAATTGGTATTTCTTTTGGAACACTTTTACTTTTGAGGAACAAGAAAACGTAAAAAGGGTATATGGTGTTGAAGATTCTGATGGGGACAGTTTGATCATCGTTTGTTGTATGGATGCTGAACCCAGCGTAAACGTGTGGAGATACACAGTCACTGACCTTACCTTGGTAAGGGAGAGACTATTGGATCTCAACGGGAACACGATGTTTGTAAGTAGTGGTTCGGCATATTTGAAACAGTGCTCTGAAGTCGGGtttgaaaacaaaattttcttccCTTTGCTACATGGTGATCATAACAGCGTATTCTTCTGTTTGAAAGCACAGAAATTCTTTTCATATGATTACTCGACACAGAGAGGGGTTTCCAATTCAGACTATCTTCACATTGGAAAACCCATATCGGGCGTATGGATTGACGATGATTTTGttctttgatttttgttttctgTAGTTATATTTCTCACCTTTTCTTCATGTTCATGTATTCTGTACCAGAAATTGCTAATATTTTGCACCTTTTTGTACGTTCAAGGTATATTGCAATGTATGGATTGAagattctattttttaatttttgttttctgtAGTTATATATTTTGCAGCTTTTCTTCATgttacaataataattaaaactCGTTTTAAATAGTTACAATTGTAGAAGTCAATTTGGAAACTTTGCAAACTCGGCGGatttggaaaaataatttaaagatcTTTCCTATGGTATCTTGTAGTATGCCTAACTCATCATGTGCTCGTTTGAAGTTTGACCCAAAACTCGTACTTAGTTTAACTtccaaattttcagattttgctatttcaaatttaattctttttggaactcaaggtgctaaATCTATTGAACTGACCTTAAtacttatgaaattttaaatttctcggtgaaatctcactcactacggTTAACGGCTTAAGTCTTAGTTCGAAAAGTTTTGTTACAAATCTATCTCGTATAATTATGTAATCATAGATCATGGGAAAACTTGCATTACATATTGTTTTTTTAACTGTGGTGGTAATGTGTGAAAAAATTCTTGCAGCCGTGCAAAAACTGTGAACGAGAACTTGAAGAATGAATGGTGCTTTGCTTTCGCGATTTGATTTGGTGTTCGTATTACTTGATAAACCTGATGAATTGCTGGACAAGCGACTCTCTGAGCATATTATGTCAGTAAGTGTCCTCACTCCTTTCTGCAAATGTTCGTTTAAGTTGGAGAATTGATCAACTTGGTAAGAAATATCCAACTGTCAACATCGCTCCTCGAATCCTTGTTTGCTATAGGGAGACAATTCTTCTTGTTGCagtaaataattcttttttaacacCATCAGATATATGTAATcaatttcttttacattttcTGCTTGACCAGTATTAAACAATATCAAAATTCACTCGTTTAATGGAAATAGCTAGTTGATTTTGGTAAGATTAGGTGAATCattgaaaaaagaagaacaagattCGGTGATCATTGACCAACAAAAACAATCATGTCACTTACCCTGCTACTTTTAGCATCTTTTTCTTTAGCTTCTTCAAGGAAAAGGTCCTTTTTCTTCCATGCATATCGACATACAAGTCAATAGAAATGTATCAGTTGATGCGATTATATGGTTATCATTAAGAGTTTATTCATGTGAAAATTTGCATGATTTAAAGCTTTTCCTTGTCATCTTCATGCAAAAAGTGTAGAGCAGCCACCAGTCGCAAAACAGTTATGTACAGGTTTGCCCTTTGCCAAACCATTATCTCAGCGAGGAATACAAATTgctcttaatttttctttgcAGCCTTGTTGGATGTTAGAGAAATTAACGTGAATGAATACAAAGCTGCAATGCTGAGACTTGACCCTAAGAAAGACAGTGGTTTTGTTCCATTCTCTGTGCGTAAGTACATTGCTTATGCAAGAACTTATATATTTCCTAGGTTGTCAAATGGGCTTTCTTTTATGTTT includes:
- the LOC107016282 gene encoding uncharacterized protein LOC107016282; the encoded protein is MESAFASASSNSDRRQKIEQYKHILSTVLASSDIQQAKQFIDYMLSDDVALVVYRQLLQTFAQEFDRLEPDVQKEVAHYTLNQIQPRVVSSEEQVLIIREKLAELYESEQQWSKAAQMPSGIDLDSAMRFVDETFGISKCVQIVRLYLEDDDAANAVAFTNKASFKVNDIKNESLNLQYKVCYARILDSKRKFLETVLRYFDISQIEKRLIDDEHSTGFMSGQKEEERQTQLELTHAQGIAGLIVPSNYWHAKYPHLFHPAFGDLKLSQQPALRYHPLSMHDMMKNLKLNELWARTPRDFLGFMKFRLVGKDFVNFTAVCCSFLEAPLMPWITDFSDIRFLTIESATIQMFNPFRNIKLFSSGPQVPKLLHSELLCAKGHWLLIGNGHDLFFFNATSHMVISLPNRLDKDNIYRTNWTFIGTPDSSDCFVIGVEFAGSPPAVYLTKVGEKIWHYHELFDNHVPDGKIVILVKFYNPVIFGNSIYLVGEEDDLAILTLEESSAERPNWYFFWNTFTFEEQENVKRVYGVEDSDGDSLIIVCCMDAEPSVNVWRYTVTDLTLVRERLLDLNGNTMFVSSGSAYLKQCSEVGFENKIFFPLLHGDHNSVFFCLKAQKFFSYDYSTQRGVSNSDYLHIGKPISGVWIDDDFVL